Genomic window (Acidobacteriaceae bacterium):
GATAGAGTCCATAGAAAGGATTTGTCACGCTGGCTTTGAAAAAGTTTGTAACGGTCGTGTCAGCGTATTGCGAATGGCTGAGGAACGGCAGAAGAGCTGTCGAACTGATCTGGTTCTGATAGGACAGGTGCACACCGTGAGCGCTGAAGCCGCCAATCTCGACCATCCATGATTTGCCAAACTGCTTTTCGACATCGAGCGACGTCTTCTCCACGTACGCAACCTTGGGATTCGGATCGATGTACACGACCTGGCCACCCAGGTTCGTATTCACTCCGAGAGCATTGCCTACCGGCTGAATGATCGGATTCACGCTCGGATTGAACGGATCGGCGAGTGTCGACGTCGGCACACCCGTTGACAGGTTCGAATTGATGTACGTCGAGGTTGCTGTATAGCCATAAGCTTGGCCGGCGTTGTAATCGTTGAACGGATTCAAGTACACCGCGAACCCGCCCCGTATCGCGAGCGTCCCGTTGGACCACGGAGGCGAGTACGCGAACCCAATTCGCGGGCTCGCGTAGAGCGGCGCAGTGTTGTAGCTGTTGCGCTGTGACGGTGATGCGTAAACGATGCCGCCCGTCGGCAAAAACGCCGAAGCCGGTAGGCTTGCGTTGGGCGCTGCGGCATATGCCTTTTCCGCAGCGGCGGTCAATCCATTAATGGCGCTGGGATTCCATGTCGCCACCATTCGGTTGTTGCTCTCCACAATCGGCGTCTCATGCTCCAGGCGTATGCCTGCGCTGATAGTCAGGTTCGACATCACCTTCCAATCGTCTTGTGCAAACCCGGCGAAGTACCAGTTGTTGTATTGAAAGCGGGTCGCGATCGTCTCGCTTCCACTCGTAGGCAGACCGAGATCGAACAGCGCGAATCCGCCGCCGAAGCTGGGCGCACCCGCGGAACTGCCGAGTGCGATGCCCGAACCGGATCCAGCCGAGAAGGCGAACTGCCCATTCGCTGACCCCGGGCCTAGCGTGGAGTCCTTGTTGGCACGGATGTCCTCACCGAACTTCAGCGAGTGGCGGCCAATGATCTTGTTGAAGCTGCTGTAAAGCTGGACCGTATCAAAGTACGCCTGGTTGCCAGGATTGGCGCTCAGACTGGGGATCGTTGCCCCATTATCCGAGAAGGTCAGGTATGGAATCGCTGGAGCCGTAGAGTTGGCCCCGAGGTAACTGGCGAACCCAAGCGACGTAGGGTTGATTCCAAGGCTATTCGGCGTTGAACTGTTTTCCGAGCGGCTGAGGCCAAGACGCACGTCGAGACTCGTCGATGGGTTGAAATTATGAACATCTTCGGCAAAGCCGCCCCACAGCACAACGATCGAGGATGTTCCCGTAAGCGGGTCAGCGAAGATATTCGACTGCGCGTTCGTGTACTTGCTCTCATGCGCTTCGAAAGAAAGCCGGTTCGTAGTGGAGAGGTTATAGTCCAGACGTCCGGACTGTGAGTAGTAGCGATTGGATGTGGGATCGTCGGCGAAGAAGTTGTTTTCGCCGTCTGATTTCGTCGACGCGCCGCTGTAGTTCGGCAGCGGAATCAGCTTTAGATACGCTTGCGCCACCGGGCTCACCGATAGGCCAGCGTTCGAGAGCACATTGCCCGGAATCGGCGAACGAAGCGTCTGCCCGGGGCATTGCGGATCCGCCACACCAGAGTACGGGTTGAATAACTGGTAGCTGTTGATCGTCGACGTGACGCCCTTGCAGCGCGTCACCGTAATGTTGGTGCCGAGGTTAAGCAGTGCGGAGAAGTCGCCAGTACGTTCCGCAGCCGTCGGCACTGTTGTGATCGTGGTTGCAGGAGCATTCCCGCGATAACCCTCGAAGGCATAGAAGAAGAAAAGCTTATTGCGGCCGTTATAAATCTTCGGGAACCACACTGGTCCACCGATCGTCGCACCGAACTGATTGAAGTGGGTTGATGAGGCTTCCACGCCCACCGGCTGAAAGTAGGGCTTCGCCTGCAGCGGTCGTGAACCCGCATAGTACTCCGATACCGTCCCGTGATACTGGTTTGTGCCGGACTTCGTCGTGATGTTGACGGTGCCTCCCGAGGAATCACCCATTGCCGCGTTCGCGGTGAATAGATCGACGTGCACGGCGTCCACCGAATCAAGCTGCGGGCTGTACCCTGCCGTCCTGCTGGAATCCTGCATATTCGGAACACCGTTCAGCAGAAGCTCGTTTGAGGAAGAAGCTCCACCACCGACAGAGAAATCATCCGCAGTCGAATTTCCAAAGGGTGTCGTCTGCGACTCCGCGTGTTTGCCCTTCGCGACCACCCCATACTCGAGGTGCGCGAAGCCGAGCGGCGACCGCCCGTTCGAGGGCAGCTCTTCCACCTGCTCCGCCGTCAGAGTGTCTCCGGTGCTCGCATCCGCCGTATCCACCATCGGATTCTCGCCTTGCACCGTTATCGTCTCGCTCGTTCCACCCACAGGTAGCGTGATGTTTTCCGTCACCGTCTGTTCCGTCTGCAGCACCAGACCCGTGTGCGTGTAGGTCTTGAATCCCTCATGCGACGCCTCTACGCGGTAGTTCCCCGGCTGAAGGAAGGGAACGGTGTAATCTCCGGCCGAGTTTGACTTCGCGTTGGTCACCACACCGGTATCCGTGTCCATCACGCGCACCGTCGCATCAGGAATCCGCGCTCCCGATGGATCCGATACGTGACCTGTCAGTGTGGAACGTGTTTCCTGGCCAAATGCAACACAACTGAAACAGAGAAGGGCAATAAGGGCGCTACGTTTCATTCGTGGAACTCCTGGGAAATTTCGCGGGGGTTCTGCGACCGTCCACAAAACTAGCGAAGCCTACGAATGGATGTCAAGCATTTTGAAAATTATCTTCCACTAATTGCCACAACCTATGAAAAACCTACAGCCTGCGCCCAACCTCCGCCGCAGCCTCCAGCACCGCCGCCCGCGTTTCCTTCTCCCGCCCCACGTCCATTCGCGTCGTCGGTGTCGAGATGCTGATCGCCGCCTTCACCGGTTTGCCCGCTGCCTGGATCGCAGCCCCATAGCAGATTCCGCCCCGAATCGACTCCTCGCGGTCGCACGCGACTCCACTCTCACGAATCACGTTGTACTCGGCAAACAGCTTTTGCCGGTCCGTAATCGTGTGCGGCGTCCGTGCCGTCAAGCCATAGACCTCCAGCATCCGATCCGCTAAGCGCCTATCCTGAAAAGCAGTTATCGCCTTTCCCAATGCCGAGCAGTGAGGAGGCAGCACGCGCCCAATCTTGTTCGTCATCCGGATCTCGTGGAACGTCTCCATGCAATCCAGCACGTGGATCCGGTCGTCGAACAGGAACGCCAGGCTCGCCGTCTCGTTGAACGTATTCACCAGCCGCTCCATCTCCGGCCGAGCCACCTCACGCACGTGATCCGCCGCCCGCACCAGCCAGCCGAAGATCAGCCGTGGCGACAACTGATAGGTCCCATCGCGGTCCTGCTGCAGATATTCATGCCGTTCCAGCGTCCGCAACACGCGAAATAGCGTCGACTCCGGCAGCCGCATCTTCGCGCTGATCTCCTTCAGCGACAACGGCGTCTGCCCATCGAAACAATCCAGAACATCGAGCGCTCGCCCGATCGAACGGAGGTAGTACACCTCATCGCCCGGTGCTCCATCGCCGTTCTGGAGTGCCCACTTCGGGATCCGTCGCCGCACGCTCTTCTTTGTTGCCGGATTCGTCGCCATTCTTAACCTGTCTTTGTGCCGGAATTGCACCGCAAACGCATCTTCCGGGCCCGAGCGCTATTGTAAGATATCGCGTATATTTCAGTTTTGGTACATAATTTTCAATAACCCGACGCAGCACTACAAGGACTACCGAAAGGACCCGCATGCATCGCAGAGATGTGCTGAAACTCGGCGGCGCCACTGCCGTCGCCGCAGCCCTCAACACGCAAGTCCTCTCTGCACAGTCGCATGTCCCTCCCGCGGGATCCGCTGAAACTGAGCAATGGGGCCTCTTTGAGATCGCTCTGAAAGGCCCATCCAGCGGGAATCCCTTCCGCGACGTCACCCTCTCCGCCCAGTTCACCCACGAGCACCGCACCGTCGAGGTAAAGGGTTTCTACGACGGCGACGGCACCTTCCGCATCCGTTTCATGCCCGACACCCCCGGCGTCTGGACCTACAAAACCATCAGCTCCGCAGCCGACCTCAACGGCCACACCGGCCGCCTTACGTGCACGCCGCCCAAGGCTGGCAACCATGGCCCCGTCACCACAGCGCATCAGTTCCATTTCGAGCACGCGGACGGCACGCCGTACTTCCCCTTCGGCACCACAACTTACGCCTTCTTCTTCACCTCGGATGAGAACGCTGCGAACTCGCTCGCCGGCATGACCGGCAACTTCAACAAGACCCGCGCCTGCGTCCTCCCCAAACCGCTCGGTCAGGGTGAACAGATGTTGCCGTTCCCCACCACCGGCACGCCCGACGCCACCGGAAAAGCCAACGACTACACACGCTTCAACCCGGAGTACTTCCAACGCCTCGAAAAACGCCTCCTTCAACTCCAGGCCGCCAATATCGAAGCCGACTGCATCCTCTTCCACCCCTACGACGCTTGGGGCTACAAGATCATGCCCAACGAAGCCGACGACTTCTACCTCCGCTACGTCATCGCGCGCCTCTCCGCCTTCCGCAACGTCTGGTGGTCCATCGCCAACGAGTACGACCTCGTCCGCGCCAAGACCATGTCCGACTGGGACCGCTTCTTCCGCATCGTTCAGGCCGAAGACCCCTACAGCCACCTACGGTCCATCCACCACTCACGGGTCATCTATGATCACTCCAAACCCTGGTGCACGCACGCCAGTCTGCAGAGCTACGACTTCGAAAAATCCGCCGACCGCCGCCTCGCCTGGAACAAGCCCATCATCTATGACGAGATCCAGTACGAAGGCGACGTCGAGCGCCGCTGGGGCAATCTCTCCGCAGAAGAAATGACGCGCCGCTTTTGGCTCGCCATCATCTACGGCAGCTACGCCTCACATGGCGAAGTCTTCATCAGCGACGACTCCGGCCCGCACGCGCACGAAGCGAGCTGGTCCGATGCCGGCCGTCTTCGCGGCGACTCCGCTCCACGCATCAAGTTTCTGCACGATCTCATCGCCCGCTCGACCAACGTCGGCCTCAACGAGTACGAAGGCTCCTACTACCTTTCCGCAGACACACCCAACCAGCTCTACCTCTGGTACTTCGACTACCACCGCCCCGCGCGCTACGACTTCCCGCTGCCCAACACCGTCAACTTCGAAGCCGCACTCATCGACCCGTTCGAGATGACCGAGACGAAACTGCCCGGCACGTTCTCCGGCAAATCGCGCGTCGAGCTCCCCAACAAGCCCTACCATGCCATCGTCTTCCGCAAAGTCTCCGACGTCGTCGGCAAGCCCACCGGCAAAGCTCCCACTGCTGAAATTCCTGACTAACTCCGAAAACAACTGCGAACTGAAGACTGCGAACTGAAAACTGAATCCGGCGACTTCGACTACATCCACTCAAAGCCAGATCTACAGCCTTAAATCCGATGCGCACCCTACTCTCGCTAATCATCCTCGCCGCACCGCTCACCGCATTCGCCACACCGCGCGTTGAGACGTCATCTCACGCCACGCCGCGCGAGCAATACGCTGCGCAACAGCTGCGCGAAGCCGTTGCCAAACTCGTCCACGACGAGCGTATCCTCCTCGCCGTCGAACACGATCCGCTCTTCGCGCCCTACAGCAGAGAGATCCCCGACGTGTGGCCCGGCGCCAAGGAGGCCTTCGTCCTCAAGCGCATCGGCAACACCGTCGTCATCTCTGGCTCCGATCCCTCCGGCGTTCTCTACGGCGCCGAAGAGCTCATCGACCGCATCCACGCCGGCGGCACTCTTCCAAAGCAACTCGACTTCGAAGATCACCCGCAACTCCACATTCGCGGCGCCGTCATCGGTCTGCAGAAACCCGAGATAACCTACGAAGGCGCCGAGTACGACTATCCCTACACGCCCAAAGACTTCCCCTGGTTCTACGACAAGGCGCAGTGGACCAAATATCTTGACCAGCTCGCTGAGCAACGCACCAACGCACTCTTCCTCTGGAACGGCCATCCATTCACATCCCTGCTGAAGCTGCCCAAGTACCCCGAAGCCCAAGAGCTTCCCACCGCGCAGCTCGACGAGAACATCGCAATGTTTCGCTGGATCACCGCCGAAGCCGACAAGCGCGGGATCTGGATTCTGCAGGGCTTCTATGACATCCATCTTTCGCACGCCTTCGCGCGCGCGCATCACGTTCCTTACCACCTCTCCGCACCCACGCCACTCGCGAGCGAGTACACGCGCTACTGCATCTCAGAATTCATCCGGAACTATCCGAACGTCGGCATCTTCATGACGCTCGGCGAAGCGATGGGACCTCACTACGGCCCCGAGTGGCTGTCGAAGACGATCATTCCCGGTGTGCTCGACGGCCTTGCCGAAGAAGAGAAAGCAGTCGGTCATCCCGTACCGCAGCCGCCCATCGTCGTCCGCGCTCACGCAACCGATATCGACGCGGCCATGGCCGAGGGCCGCCCGCTCTACTCCAACATCGACACCATGTGGAAGTGGAACGGCGAATCACTCACCTGGACCAACATTCGCGGCAGCGTGAAGCAGAAGTTCGAATCGATGATCAAAGAATCGAACGACACCATCGTCAACATCCATCTGCTCTCCAATCTCGAGCCCTTCCGCTGGGGGGACCCAACCTTCGTTCGCCAGACCGAGAGCAACTTCATCCGCCTCGGCATCCGCGGTGTACACGTCTACCCATTGCGCTACTGGGACTGGCCCTACAGCGCCGACAAAACCGAACCGCTCCTCATCCAGACCGACCGCGACTGGATCTGGTTCGCAACCTGGGCGCGCTATGCGTGGAACCCCGAGCGTGATCCGGCGCTCGAACAGACCTACTGGAGCGAGCAGTTCGCACGCCGCTTTGCAGTTCCCGGCGGTGTGAACGCGCAAGGCCACAGCCCAGATGTGGTCGGTCTCGAAAGCATCCAGACCATCGCCGCCGAAAAGAGCAAACCCACCGCCGACCTGATGCAGACCGGAGCGCATCTCCTCGCCGCCTACGAGCTCTCCGGCCAGTGCGCTCCCGAAGTCGTTCGCCGCCTCGGCATCACCGAAGGCAATCGCGAAGTTCTCTCGCTCGGCATGACGATGCCGCAACTCATCGACGACGCCCGCTTCAATCCAGCACAAACACTCTGGACCGCCGACGCACCCGATGGCGAACGCCTCGACGAGTGGGTCGCGAACGAAGTCCACGGCGTGAAGCATCACGGCGAAAACCCCCTCAGCGTCGCCGCCGAGGCCGCGCAAAAGTCCACCCAAGCCGTCATCGAAGCCGAAGCTGCGGCTCCCGGAATCGCCGCCGATGCAAAGCCTGAGTACGGCCGCATCGTGAACGACATGCGCGCAATCCAGTACCTCATGGCGTTCTACAACGCGAAGGTGCAGGCTGCCGCGCTGGTCATGCGCTACGGCTACGATCACAACATCTCCGACCTCACCCAAGCGCGCACCTTGCTCGCCGAAAGCGTCGAAAACTTCGCAGAACTTACTCAAATCACCGATAAAACCTACCGAAACGCCGCCGGAATGCAAACCTCACAACGGCAGATTCCCGTTCGCGGCGGCCCACAAACCAATCACTGGCGCGATCTGCTCCCCGTCTACCAAAAGGAACTAGCAACCTTCGACAACCGTCTTTCCGCCCTTCGCTCCGGCTCGCAAATCTCTGAAGCAAAACCACATCAACTCCCCGAAGTCGGATTCACTCTGCAGCCCGGCGGGGGCGAAGCGTTCACAGTCGCCAAAGGCGCAAGCCTCTACAGCGATCAGGACGCGCCCATCACTTCAGTGGCGCCGGAACTCGATGGCCTGAAAGGAATTCGAGTCTCCACGCACCAGGAGACCCCGATTCACTTCACGCTCGACAAACCCGCGCAGATTCTCGTCGGCTTCTTCAAATCCAACTCGCGCAAGCAGGTGAATGTGTCACCGGACACGGAGCAGTGGAACATTCTTCTGCCGAACGCGGTTTCAGAGGCCAGGGGCTTGCCGATCAGTGTGTGGGCGAAGCCGCTGCCGGCGGGCGAGAATGATTTGGATCTTGGGAAGGGAGCGTATGTGGTGCTCGGATTTATTCCGGAGGACACACACGTGACTCCGCATGTGAGATTCGATCCGGATAGCAAGCAGCCTCCGAATCTGGACTGGCTTTTTGAGGATTAAGGAGCTACCCCACCCCCCTCCTTTTTGCGCAAAATCTTCCAAGGAAAAGACTTAGGTCCGGACCTTAGTGTGCGTCGACCGAATGATTGGAAATTGAGAGGGGTCAGCTACGCGACGTTTTGTCAATCAGTCGAGTTTAAGGATTGGGGTCGTGGCGGGCGAGGAGACGCTGGGCTTCGGCTTCGGTGACGCGGAAGAAGCTGCCGTGCTTGGCGCCGGTGGGGAAGTGCATCTTGTCGTCGACGCTGGTCCAGTGGACCCAGTCGATAGTTTCGACGCCTTCATAGCGTGGATTGGGCGGGCGGTAGTGGTCGTAGTAGACGATGAACTTGTCGCCAACCTGGATGACGCTGGGGCCTTCGGACCATGGCTCGTTGATGGGCGCGGAGACTGGACCCCAGGGGCCATTCACTGTCGGAGCAGAAGCCCAGCGCTCGTTGTAACGCAGCGGGTCGGTGGTCTGGTCTTTGAAGACCATGACGACGTCGCTCTTGTGGTTGAGGGTGCGGTGGAACAGTGTGGCGTCGATAACGGGGAAGCCGCGGTCGAAGAACTTTTTAGGCGTAGAGAAGGTTTGCCAGTCGGCCGTGTGGGCTGACCAGATGCGAAGGCCTTCGGACCCCACCCATGACGACGATGAGGCTGTCGTCATGAATGGGGCACCCGGAGTTGTGTTCGCCTTGAAGTTGCTAGACCAGATGATGAGCCAGTCTTTGGTCTGCTCATCCCAGTAAGTCTCGGGCGCCCAGGTGTTCTGCACGCTGGAAAAGGCTGACATGATTTCTACGCGGCGCTGGGGCGACCAGTGGAGGAGGTCGTCGGAGTCGGAGATGCCGATGGCGTTGCCGTGCCAGGCCCAGGTGAAGACCATGCGGAAGTGTGCGCCATCTGGAGTGCGGGTGATGTAGACGTCGCGCATCAGCTCGGCGGGTTGGTCGGGCTTGAGCCAGGGTTGGCCGTCGTTGAGCGGGGTGAAGGTGTAGCCGTCGCGGCTGAGGGCGAAGTAGATGCCCTGGTTGGCGGGCTCCTGGAAGTAAGCGAAGACGATGGGCGAGGTGGGGGTGGGTGTTTGGGCGTGGGTAAGGGGAGCGAAAGCGAGCAGCGCAATGCCCATAATTCGTCGAAGCGTTTTCATTCGTAGCTTCACTTCACCTTCGTGCCTTGGATAGCGGCGTAGCTCGGTTGAAAAGGTTCGATCTGCTGCGGTTGTGCGACCACTTTCGGGGTCCTTCGACTGCGCGCCTACGGCGCTTCGCTCAGGATGACAGAGTTGATGTAATTCGCTCATGAGCTAAAGGCCATCGGGTTCGGGGGCGTTGGTGGTGGGTTGTTTGTCGGGAGTGGTGTCTGGAACATCGGAGTTGAGGAGGGTCTTGTTGCGCCAGCGGCTGGTTGCAGTGAGGTGGCCGGTGGCGTCGTAGTTTTGCCAGGTCCAGGTGCCATCGGCGTTGTAGCTCTTGAGCCAGATGAGCGTGCCATCGTCGCGCTGGTAGCGCTCCTCGCCGATCTTGGAGCCGTTATGGAAGTGGACGGTCCACATGGGGCGGCCGTCGGGGTAGAAGAAGTGTTCTTCGCCATCGAGGACGATGCGACCGTCGGGGAGAGTTCCGGTGGTCCAGGTGGATTTCGTTTTACCGTTCGCGTAGCGCTCGATGTGATGTTGAACATCCTTCAAGCCCACCCATGACGACTTCGTCGTCATGAATGGGGCACCCTTTGTGTTGGTAGTTCCATCATCCGTTTTGTCGGTCGTTCGAGGCGAGTTGCTCGGAGTCAAGTCACCGACGGTTTTGTCGAGGAGCCAGGCTTCGTTGAGCTCGATCTCGTAGTTGACGGTGTTCTTGGTGGTGGCGATGTGGATGATGCCGTCGGGGCCTTGGGTTGCGGTCGTGTAACCGACGGTGAGGATGTTTGAGGGCAGGCGCTTGATGGTCCAGTTCTTGCCGTCGTCTGCGGAGAGCGCGACGTAGGCGCCGTCCTTGTGAATGTGTTTCTGGTTCTTCGGATTGAAGTCGGCGACGAAGAAGAGCTTGCCATCGAGCAGGCGTATGACGGAGGGACGTTCTCCGCTGGCGAGTGGGTCGAAAGGCAACTTGGATTTCGTCCAGGTTTTGCCATCGTCGTGTGAGGTGGCGAGCGGCATGCGGCCATCGATGTTGGAGTTCTTGCCGCCGAAGCCGAGCAGGTCGCCATTGTGTGCAAAGACGATAGTGGTGTGACGCCCGGCGGTGCGGCCTCCGGTGTCGAACCATGTGCGGCCGTCGTCGGGCGACTTCCAAACGGCACTGATGGAGCCGTTGCCGTCGGAGTCCTTGCCGGTGGAATCGGTGGCGATGTAGATCGTCCCGTTGGGCCCGCGCACGACGGAGTTGATGGGCTGCGAGACGTAACGGCCGATGGGTTGCGGGAACTGCGGGAAGTGGGCCGCGGACCATGTCACGCCGTTGTCGTTCGAGGTGGCGAAGGCGAAAGGCGGAGCGCCGATGAGGCGGGCGAATCCCCAGAAGAACCAGACGCGGCCGCCGGGCTGCGCACGGAATTTGGGGTCGTTCCAGATGACAGGACCGGCGAGGCCGGCGTCGGCGAAGATCGGGAACGGCTCGGGCATGTCCCAGTCGTTGGTGCCGGCGCGGCGGCGCATGACCATGACAGTCTGATCGGGGTCGTCTTCAAGGTCGGGCGTGTTGTAGAAGGCGGCGAGCAGGTCGCCGTTGGGGAGAACCTGGATCGCGGAGTTGTGATAGTTGATGCCGAGTCCACGTGCGAGGCCGAGACGCCAGCCGACGGCGGGCATGCTCTTGCCGCCGAGGTTCGGGAAGAGCTCGTGCGTGCGGTAGAGCGGCTTCTGCGCGTCGAGGTGATCGATGGACCTTGAGAGCGCAGGTGCACCGGTGATGGAGATCTGGTGAACGGCGGTTTCAAAGAAGTGGTGCTGCGGCGGGGTGAAATTAGGTGTGGGCATCGGCGCCTGCACAACGCGAAAGCCAACGTTGCCGGTGAGGGACGCGTAGGACGGCGGCAGGCTTGCGCGATTGGCGGGGCGCGAGAAGTACGGCGCGGTTGCGGGGACGTTGAGGTCGGGTGAGGTCTTGGTCGCGGTGTGACGCCAGTCGAGGCCGCCGCCGCGGATGACTCTCGTCATGGACGATGAAGCGCCGGTCGGGTTCGTGGCTTCGCTAGGTTGGTAGGGGCCGTAGTTGTCGAGCGTCCACTCGGGGCGGCCAGCCTCCTGATTTTCGACGCCGAAGGCATTCGGCTGATCGAGCGGCAGCGGCGTGTCAGACGCGCCGAAGATCTTCGTTCCGCCGGCGCGGGCGACGTACTCCCATTCGGCTTCGGTGGGCAAGCGCCAGGGCTTTCCGGTCTTTTGGGTGAGCCAGCGGCAGTACGCCATCGCCTGCTCCCAGCTGACGCCGGCGGCATACGCGGGTGTCGCCGTGTGCGCTTTGTAGCCGGGGTCGAATTTTGCGAACTCGGCAGGCGAGACCTGCGTGATGCCGATCTTGAATGAATGTGTGAGGCGGACGGTGTGGGCGGGGACTTCGTCGAAGTCGCCATGCGCGGGACGCGTGGACATGACGCCGAAACCCTTGGTGATGTCAGGCGGGAGCGCGGCAGCGTCGGCGCCCATGCGGAAGGTGCCGGGTTGGATCTCGACTGTGGCGGGGATGCCGTTCGGCCCGATCGGTGGTGCGTTGCCGGGCATGCGCGCGAGGACTCCGTCTTTTTGGGCGGCGAGGGCGGTGGCGAGAAGGGCTGCGGTGAGGATAAGCGTGCTGCGGAGCCCACTCATGACGACGGTAAAGCTGTCGTCATGAATGGGGCACCCGGTTTTGCGGCGGCGTGGGGAGAGCTTCAGCATGAGTCAGTTGGGGAGGGGGGCTTCGAGGGGGCCGAGGGCGGGGCGGTGGGCGATGGTGTGGCCGTCGACGGCGAGCCAAAGGCCGCGGCCGTGGTGGTAGTGAGTGCCGGTGCGGTCGAAGGCGATGGTGAGGAGGTGGCCGTGGTACGGGAGGGCGTCGATGGCGAAGTATGTCCAGGAGGCGGGCGCGAGCGGATGGATAACGATGCGGTTGTCGGCGCGCGGGCGAAGGCCGATGAGTCCGGTGATGAGCGGGTCGGCGAATCCGGAGTGGTTGTAGTAGCTGCCGCGGCCGACTTGCTTGTTCTTGGCGAGGAGCATGGATTTGGCGATCCACTCGTCGGTGTCGGCGTCGTAGTCTTCGTCGATCCAGTCGATCGGGTGCGGAAGGGGCTTGCCGGCGACATCGACATTGATGTGCTGCGCGAGGACGTAGCGGGCGAAGAGTTTGTCGTACGCGGCCGGATCGATGGTGTGCGTTCCGAGAGTGTCGAGGTAGTCGGCCAGCGCGGTGAGGGTTTGGGTCATCGCGAAGGGCCAGGCGGGACCGTTCCAGGTGCACTGATCGGAGGATTCGAAGCGAAAGCGGGGGCTGCGGCGCTCGGCCGTGGTGGGCCCGAACTTACCGTCAAAGCCGCGAGGATCGAAGAGCTGATGCCAGGCGATCGCGTGCGAGGGTGCTGGGCTGGCGTAGGCCCACGGATCGTAGCCGATGAGCTCACGGACGCCGGAGAACTGCATGACAATGCCGGGGTCGATGAACTTCTTCTGCGCGCGGATGCCGGAGTCCTTGGCGGGTGAGACGACTTCGTAGAACTGGTCGCGTGGGTTCCAGAGTTTGGTTTCGATGAGGTCGTTGAGGTGGTCGGCTTTGGCGGTGAACTCGTCGGCAATTTTGTGGCTGCCGCCGAGAAGCGCGAGGGCGGCGATCGCGCGCGCGTCCGAGACCATGTAGGAGTTCAGCGTGGGTCGGTAGCCGTCGCCGGAGATGGACTTCTCCATCGCGTCGCGGGTGTCGATGGACCAGAAGAGACCGTTGGGGTCCTGCTGGGTGCGCTCCCACTCGTCGTAGACGCGCATGAAGTCGACAACCAGTGAGACGCCGAGGGTCGTGTCGCCGGTAGCGAGAGTGACGTCGCGGACGGCGGTGGTCAGTGGTTCGGAGTAGTTGCGGGGTCTCGAGGTAGGGCGGTACCAGTAGCGGGCGTAGTCCTCCGCGAAGGCGCGGGTGTGCAGCCAGCGGGCTTCGTTGAGGTGGAAGGGCGCGGCGTCGGAGAGCGTGCCGCGGTCGGTCATCTCGGGGCGATCGAGCCACTCGGTGATGAGGAAGCCGCTGGGTGTGTGCAGGATGTGTTTTTTGAAGGCGTACCAGCGGAAGTAGTACATCTCTTCGAAGGATTTGTCGGAGGCGTCG
Coding sequences:
- a CDS encoding TonB-dependent receptor, with product MKRSALIALLCFSCVAFGQETRSTLTGHVSDPSGARIPDATVRVMDTDTGVVTNAKSNSAGDYTVPFLQPGNYRVEASHEGFKTYTHTGLVLQTEQTVTENITLPVGGTSETITVQGENPMVDTADASTGDTLTAEQVEELPSNGRSPLGFAHLEYGVVAKGKHAESQTTPFGNSTADDFSVGGGASSSNELLLNGVPNMQDSSRTAGYSPQLDSVDAVHVDLFTANAAMGDSSGGTVNITTKSGTNQYHGTVSEYYAGSRPLQAKPYFQPVGVEASSTHFNQFGATIGGPVWFPKIYNGRNKLFFFYAFEGYRGNAPATTITTVPTAAERTGDFSALLNLGTNITVTRCKGVTSTINSYQLFNPYSGVADPQCPGQTLRSPIPGNVLSNAGLSVSPVAQAYLKLIPLPNYSGASTKSDGENNFFADDPTSNRYYSQSGRLDYNLSTTNRLSFEAHESKYTNAQSNIFADPLTGTSSIVVLWGGFAEDVHNFNPSTSLDVRLGLSRSENSSTPNSLGINPTSLGFASYLGANSTAPAIPYLTFSDNGATIPSLSANPGNQAYFDTVQLYSSFNKIIGRHSLKFGEDIRANKDSTLGPGSANGQFAFSAGSGSGIALGSSAGAPSFGGGFALFDLGLPTSGSETIATRFQYNNWYFAGFAQDDWKVMSNLTISAGIRLEHETPIVESNNRMVATWNPSAINGLTAAAEKAYAAAPNASLPASAFLPTGGIVYASPSQRNSYNTAPLYASPRIGFAYSPPWSNGTLAIRGGFAVYLNPFNDYNAGQAYGYTATSTYINSNLSTGVPTSTLADPFNPSVNPIIQPVGNALGVNTNLGGQVVYIDPNPKVAYVEKTSLDVEKQFGKSWMVEIGGFSAHGVHLSYQNQISSTALLPFLSHSQYADTTVTNFFKASVTNPFYGLYPAGTTTVGLNTSKTTTVAQLLQGYPEYTAVYEQLVPGENSQFNSLNARLEKRMSHGFEFNINYEYSRLLGAQSQLNPGGPLWYGETTSDFPQHLAATGIFALPFGRGQRFLNESRVADEIVGGWRLTAIYQALSGTPIQWSTNVSYTGNFSNFHNHPHDASGDASFNTAGFDTINTDPAASTNAPNAFNYRTFPEYLLRSDGNNNWDFSILKDFTLGERFVIQPRVDAFNALNHAQFSSANVSPTSKAFGTITSQLNSGRNLQGGIHILF
- a CDS encoding IclR family transcriptional regulator produces the protein MATNPATKKSVRRRIPKWALQNGDGAPGDEVYYLRSIGRALDVLDCFDGQTPLSLKEISAKMRLPESTLFRVLRTLERHEYLQQDRDGTYQLSPRLIFGWLVRAADHVREVARPEMERLVNTFNETASLAFLFDDRIHVLDCMETFHEIRMTNKIGRVLPPHCSALGKAITAFQDRRLADRMLEVYGLTARTPHTITDRQKLFAEYNVIRESGVACDREESIRGGICYGAAIQAAGKPVKAAISISTPTTRMDVGREKETRAAVLEAAAEVGRRL
- a CDS encoding DUF5060 domain-containing protein, with amino-acid sequence MHRRDVLKLGGATAVAAALNTQVLSAQSHVPPAGSAETEQWGLFEIALKGPSSGNPFRDVTLSAQFTHEHRTVEVKGFYDGDGTFRIRFMPDTPGVWTYKTISSAADLNGHTGRLTCTPPKAGNHGPVTTAHQFHFEHADGTPYFPFGTTTYAFFFTSDENAANSLAGMTGNFNKTRACVLPKPLGQGEQMLPFPTTGTPDATGKANDYTRFNPEYFQRLEKRLLQLQAANIEADCILFHPYDAWGYKIMPNEADDFYLRYVIARLSAFRNVWWSIANEYDLVRAKTMSDWDRFFRIVQAEDPYSHLRSIHHSRVIYDHSKPWCTHASLQSYDFEKSADRRLAWNKPIIYDEIQYEGDVERRWGNLSAEEMTRRFWLAIIYGSYASHGEVFISDDSGPHAHEASWSDAGRLRGDSAPRIKFLHDLIARSTNVGLNEYEGSYYLSADTPNQLYLWYFDYHRPARYDFPLPNTVNFEAALIDPFEMTETKLPGTFSGKSRVELPNKPYHAIVFRKVSDVVGKPTGKAPTAEIPD
- a CDS encoding glycoside hydrolase family 43 protein, with product MKTLRRIMGIALLAFAPLTHAQTPTPTSPIVFAYFQEPANQGIYFALSRDGYTFTPLNDGQPWLKPDQPAELMRDVYITRTPDGAHFRMVFTWAWHGNAIGISDSDDLLHWSPQRRVEIMSAFSSVQNTWAPETYWDEQTKDWLIIWSSNFKANTTPGAPFMTTASSSSWVGSEGLRIWSAHTADWQTFSTPKKFFDRGFPVIDATLFHRTLNHKSDVVMVFKDQTTDPLRYNERWASAPTVNGPWGPVSAPINEPWSEGPSVIQVGDKFIVYYDHYRPPNPRYEGVETIDWVHWTSVDDKMHFPTGAKHGSFFRVTEAEAQRLLARHDPNP